The nucleotide sequence CTTTCTGGGGCTCTCCGTGGATGGGACTGGTTTCACGATACCGGCCAACCCGCGCTACGAGGTGGTGAGTTCCACGGATTCTGAGGTCGTGCTGCGTTGGCGCAGGCCAGGCGAGATAACCATCGTGAAGAAAATCTCGCTTGCGCCGGACCGCTATGTTGCCGACGTTTCGGTCGAAGTGACGAACGAATCCGCGAAGCCTGTTTCAGCTAAACCAGGGCTCTCGCTCAGCGGGATCAACGTTCCGCAGGAGAAGAAGGGGTTCCTCTCGTTCATGCAGCCACCCCAGACTGATATCGTGCAGCCTGCTTATTATTCGGACGGAAAGGTTCACAGGGAGAAGAAGGTGGCGGAGACGGTCTCTGTCCCGGGCGCGGTCTACTGGTCCGGGCTCGAGAGTCGCTACTTCATCAGCGCGGTGATACCGAGGGTTCAGGGCGAGGGTCTGGCCGCGTTCTACGGCGCGCAGAAGGTCGAGGGAGAAAAACCAGGCACTATGGAGCTGTGGGCGGGAGCATCCCTTCCGGCGGCGCCCATCATGCCCGGCCAGAGCACGTCATTCGCCTTCACCGTCTATTCCGGTCCCAAGGACATAAAGCAGCTGAAGGATATGGGGGTAGGTCTCGAGAAGGCGATCGACTACGGGTGGTTCTCGGTCATCGCCGTGCCTATTCTCTATCTGCTCAAGTTCTTCCACAGCCTGATTCACAACTACGGCGTTGCGATAATATTGCTTACCGTGTTCGTGAAGCTCCTCCTTCATCCGATCAACGTCAAATCACTCAAGTCCATGAAGGCGATGCAGCAGCTGCAGCCCAGGCTCAAGGAGCTGCAGGCGAAGTACAAGGACGACAAACAGCGGCTCAATGCGGAGACCATGCAGCTCTTCAAGGCCCACAAGGTGAATCCGATGGGCGGATGCCTGCCGATGGTCCTGCAGCTGCCGATATACATCGCGCTCTATAAGGTGCTGTGGAGTTCGATAGAGCTCTACCATGCGCCGTTCTTCTGGTTCTACCGCGACCTTTCGGCTCCGGATCCGTATCTCATCACGCCGATACTGCTCGGCGTCTTCATGGTCGCGCAGCAGCATCTGACGCCCAGCGCATCCGTCGATCCGGCGCAGAAGAAGATGATGATGTTCATGCCGATCATGTTCACCATGTTCATGCTTTTCCTGCCGGTCGGTCTCGTGATATACATCCTCGTCAACACAGTGACGAGCGTGACCCAGCAGTGGATGTACAACAAGGGGATCGGCTTCATGGATCTCATCCGCGGCAGGTTCAAGTTTCGCGCCGCAAAGGCGTGAATAAGGAGGGGCGTATGCACATACCAGGTCACGGTTTTCTCTCTGCACCGATAGCCGGCGCGACATGGGCGATGGCGGCGGGTGCGCTGATCCAGTCGATCAGAAATATCAAAAGCCGCGTAACAGCGCGTTGTTTTGCCAAGGCGGCGCTGCTCGCCGCGTTCGTGTTCGTGGCCCAGCTCGAGATCTTCGATTTCCCGGCAGGAGGGACGACGGCCCACGTCATTGGCGCCATGTTGCTCGTCGCCTTGGCTGGGCCTTATGCTGCGACCCTCATCATGTCGACGGTGCTCACCCTTCAGTGGGCCCTGCTTGGCGACGGCGGGTTTGTCTCGCTCGGCGCCAACATCGTGAGCATGGCAGTCGTAGCGCCTTGGGTGGGATGGGTTGTATACAGGTCGATTATATCTATGCGCGGGGGCTCGGCAATAAATACCGTGGCGCTATTCGTGGGCTCCTGGATCTCGATGGTGGCTGCCGCGAGCGTCTGTTCTTTAGAACTGTGGACTTCCGGTGCGTCGCCGCTTAACGTGGTGCTCCCCTCCATGGTGCGGGCGCATGCCTTGGCCGGGGTCGTCGAGGGCGCAGTCACTATAACTGCTGTCTTTGCATTCAAGGCGGTTGAGGCGAGGATCTCGGCCATCATTCCAGGTGGCCGATCTTTTTTATGACTGAGTCGATCTCTGCGGGATTTTTGGCGAGCTCCTTCACCAGCTCTTCGTAGTGCTTTGTTTTCACTTTGTGTTGTTTGCAGGCTGAGGCGAGTTTTGTCAGTGCATCGTCTGATATTCGCTCCGGATCAAGACCTTGCCTCCTCAAGCTTCGCGTCGCTTGCCCGATCAACCTCCCCACCAGCTTCATGTCAGCCTTTTCTTTCGCAAGCCTGTCGATCAGCGCGATGCGCGTGGAGAGCGCCAGGTCTTTTATCGTGTCTTCGGGCAGGCCGTACTTTCTGAATCGTTCCTCGACTGCATAGGTCGGCTCGGGCAGCTTCGACCGGATTGCCTCCACGCGCTCCTTCGTGATCTTGATCGGCGGATGATCTGTGTCAGGGTACATACGGTCAGCGCCAGGGAGTATGCGCTCGAAGTCAGTGAGCCCCTCGCGCAGGTGCTGCCTGGTCTCACACGGCACGCCAATGCACGCTTCCTTCATTCGGTCGCGGATCTCCTGCGTGGCTGTTATCGTGTCGCTCTCCTGCCCCCAGACTATTAGGCCCACATCATTATCGCCCAATCTCATCGCGAGGCGCATAGCGCGCATGTCTATGTGGTTGCGCGGGTACTCCGGGTAGTTATCGGTATGGTAGATGTTTGGGATGTCGTCGAGGCATGCGATCACCCTCACGCGGCCAGCGAGTTCGGAGGAGAACATCCTGCCCGGCTGCGTCGGCGTATTGAGTATTCCCTTGATTCCCTCGATGCGGATGCCGCGTATGCGATGGCCTTTGCTTATGGCGTCTGAAAGGATCGGCGAGCGCGTGCCCCTGAACTCGTCGGTGAGGTCCAGCTCAAAAGTTTTGAGATTCTCCGCCGTGATCTTTCTCTTTGTGAGCTCTTTGCGGATGTCCAGCAGGGCCTTCTGCCGCAGCGCCTCGATACGCGTGAGCTCAGGGATGAGCTGATAGCGCGGCACACCTTTGATCTCCACGCGCGATCCGCCCTCGATGGAGACGTTGACGTCCTGGCGCGTGGCGCCGATGCCGCGGCGGACCTTGCCGGTGGCGCGCAAGAGCCTCCCGATGTGGCGCACGCCGCGCGCGGCCTCCTCAGGAGACTTGAAACACGCATCTGTCACCACCTCGATCAGCGGCATGCCTAGGCGGTCGGTGCGGAAGTGGATGAAGTGGCGTTCGTCCTTGGCTTCGCGGCAGGCGTCCTCCTCTATGGAGAAGTGCGAGATCCCGATGCGTTTTCCCTCGAACGGGATCGCGCCGTTGATGCCCACGATGCCTGTGCGCTGGAAGCCGGTGGGTATCGATCCGTCCAGGTATTGTTTGCGGGCTATGTGGAACTCGTCCACGACTCCGCAGCCGCACAGGAGTGCCAACTCGATGGCGATATCGAGTGCCTGGCTGTTTATGGGGAACGGCGGGGTGTCGTCCATGTCATAGGTGCAGACGGAGTTCTTGTTGAGGAGATAGACGATCTCCTTCTTGGTCTTGAACTCCATCAGCGCGCAACCGTCGTACACGCCCATCTCGGAGAGCGTCGGCCGCATGTGGCGCAGCACCTCCGCGTGGTGCTCGTTGCTGTAGAGCCCGGCCGGGCAGCGGCAAAAGAGCTTCTTCTCCGTCAGCAGCTGCTGATGGATCTCCACCCCGCACTTGAATCCCAGCTTTGTGAGGTCTTCGCTCATCGCGCCGGGACACTAGTAAATCTGACGGTCTAGAGGCAAGCACAAGTTTCTATATTCGGGTCCTGTCGCCGGCTCACCCCCATTTGCGGCATCCCGAAGCCAAAACTTGTTCTTGCTTCCAAGCGCTCATTTTTACTAGTGTCTCCCCGCCATGACGGATGCGGATAAATACAAGGGTTACCGGGAGCCGGCGCTTACGGTGCTCAAGAAATATAGCGTCGAGGTCTGGGACAGCGTTGAGATCGAGACCCCCAAGGGCCCGTTTGTCGGCCTCATCCTCCCCCGCTCCACGACCGAGGACTCTGATCACGTGGTGATCAAGATGCCGATCGGCTACAACACCGGCGTCCACGTGGACTCGATCAAGGGGATAAAGAAGACCGGCCACCGCGAGGGCAAATACGCGATACCTGAGCAGGACTTCCCGGTAGACAAGCGAAAACCCTACGTCTATCTGCTCGGCACAGGCGGCACGATCGCCTCCCGCCTCGACTACAAGACAGGTGCTGTGGTCCCTGCTTTCTCGCCGGGCGAGCTCTATGGCGCCGTGCCGGAACTCGCCGATGTCTGCAACCTGACCACCAAGAAGCTCTTTGGCGTTTTCTCCGAGAATATGGCGAAGGAACAGTATCAGACGCTCGCAGAGGAGATAGGCAGGCTCATACGCGAAGAACGAGTTGACGGGATCGTGATCGGCCATGGCACGGATACGATGCACCACACCGCAGCTATACTATCCTATATGGTGCAGGATTCGCCGATCCCGATCGTGATCGTGGGCTCGCAACGCTCCAGCGATAGACCTAGTTCGGACGCTGCGCGCAATCTGATAAACTCTGCCTATAGCGCAGCGCACTCTGACATCGCGGAGATCATGGTCTGTATGTTCGGCCCGACCTCCGACGACTACGGACTCCTTCACATCGGCACGCGCGTGCGCAAGATGCACTCGAGCTATCGCTCCACTTTCCGCACCGTAGGCGATATACCGTACGCCATGGTCTTTGCTGCGAGGCATGCGCTCAGCTGGGAGCCGCCGTCAGGCTCGGAGGGGATCGTTGCTCTTCGCGAGCACAAGATGCGCAGGAAGGACAAGAACGTAAAGATCAACACCTCCTTCGACGATCGCGTCACGATCCTCTACTATTATCCGGGCATGAATCCGGACCTGGTCGACGCGATCGTGGACAAGGGCTATCACGGAATCGTGATCGCTGGCACCGGTCTCGGGCACGTGAACTCGGTGCTCAATCCAGCGCTCAAGCGTGCGATCGACAAGGGCGTGGCGGTGGTGATGACAGTGCAGACTCTTTGGGGCTACGTGCACATGAACGTCTACGACACTGGGCGCTACCTGCTCGATCTCGGCGTCATCCCGTGCGAGAATATGATACCTGAGGCGGCGTATATGAAGTTGTGTTGGACCCTGGGCCAGACGCGAGATTTGCAGAAGGTACGCGAGATGATGCTCACCCCAATTGCCCGCGAGATCACGGAGCGCGAGCCGCACAACGGATATCTCATCTACCAGGGCGGCATCCCCGAGGTCGAGCGGTTCCTATCCACGTACAAGAAATAGTCAATCAAAGCCCGAAGAAATTTTTGATGCGATTTGCAATGCTCTGGATCTGCGATGGCCGGTCCTTTGCGCCCTCTTCCAGTTTCTTTGCAGTGTCCGCCTGACGCAGGGCCAACGCCTGGGCGAGAGCCTCGGTTATCGACGCATCCCTGGAAAGGATTTCTGCGAAGACCGCTTTGTCTATGGCGAAGAGGATTGAATCGCAGCGCGCGCGCACAGTCGCTGACCTGGGCTCGCCGGTGAGCAGGCTCATCTCGCCAAAGAATGACGGGGGGGTGAGGGTGGCCACAGGGATGGTCGAGTCCTTGCCCACCAGGACCTCGCAGGAACCGGAGTGCAGGATATACATCGAATCTCCGGCGTCGCCCTGCCACACCACGGTCTCTCCGTCGGCGTATGTCTCCATGCGCATGCTGGAGGCGATCGTGTCCCTGGCCTGCGCGGAGAGCGGGCCAAGGATCGGCACCTTCTCCAACTCCTCGCGCGCAGCCGCCCTCTCCTTCTTCGCCTCCGCCTCCGCGTGCGTGCGCTCTATGTGGTGGTGCTGCACGTCGCGGATCGGGAACGGTATCTTGATCCCGTTGCGCCGCAGCGCGTACCAGATGCGGTTCATCACAGAAGCGCGGAGCTCCGGAGAGATGCCGTAGTCCTCGTACGTGAAGCGCAGCTGGTACGTGATCGCGAAGTCGCCGTAATCGATGACCCTGACGACTGGAGCCGGGACCTTCAGGATCCTCGCTTCTTCCCGGAGCGTATCCAGGAACACCTTGCGGACCATGCTTGGCTGGGCGTTGTATTCGACACCCACGTTGATCTTCATGGTGTGGAGCCTGGAGGGTTTGGAATAGTTAGTCACGAGGGTCTTGACGATATCGAGGTTGGGCACGTAGATCATCTCACTCTCGAAGTTGATGATCCTCGTGGACTTCCATCCGATGCCCACCACCCGGCCCACCTTGTCGCCGTAACCTATCCAGTCGCCTATCGCGTATGGCCTTTCGAGCTGCAGCGACAGCCCGGCGAAGAGGTTGCCTAGCAGATTCTGCGCTGCGAGTCCGATCATCGCGGTGAGGACGGCGGAGGTGGTGATGAGCCCTGCGAGGTTCACCCCGCCCTTCTCTCGCAGCACGATGAAGATGATCAGTGCGTAGATCGCGAAGAGGATGAAGTCCTTCGTGAGGTTGGGGAGTCTCCCCTTGCCCTGGATCTTGAGCCATAGCTCGACCGTTGACGCGAAGAGGAGCCTCGCCACGGCGCAATAGAGGGTTATCACCGCGGAGGTGTCGAGCCAGTGCGAAAGGGCTGGGCTCAGATAATTCGCCAGAAGCTTGTGCAGGATGTCCAGGGCCAGATAGACGATCAGCAGGCCGACGGGTATCAGGTACATTTTCTGAGATCTGCAGGCTGCCAGACGGTACGCCAGGAGCACGATCATTATCGATAGCGCGACCCACGGGTTGTCGATGAGGCTCCGCACGAGCCCTGTGTTCGTATCCATGCGAGCAAGTATACGATATTTAACATCGATGTCGATAGGTTCGGTTCTAACGGCTTTTCAGGGGATGCCGTATGTGCTAGCCTGATCTCGATGCCAAAGGCGAAGATAAAGTTCTGGGGAGTGCGCGGCTCGATCGCAGCCCCCGGTAAGAGGACCGCGGGGTTCGGCGGCAACACCACATGCGTCGATATCGAATATGGCGGGTCCAGGGTCATATGCGATGCCGGCACCGGCATCCGGCCACTGGGGCTTTACCTCATGAAGCGCTTTGGCCACAGGCCGATGGAGGCGATGATCCTGCTCTCCCACGTCCACTGGGATCACTACATAGGCCTCCCCTTCTTCAGGCCCATATATAATGATAAGAACAGGTTCACGATAGCCGGGCCCAGGGTCCTGGGCCAAAACTTTGAAGGCGCGCTCAAGGATGCGATCCGGCCGCCCTACTTCCCCATCAGCACGGTCGATTTCAACGCCCGGGTCGAATATACGAACATAGGGCCAGCTGAGTACCAATATGGGGAGATCAGGATTGTGCCGCATGAGGCGCATCACCCGCAGGGTGCGTACGGGTGGAGGTTCTATTTCAAGGACGGGAGATCGATAGTGCTCATGACCGACAACGAGCCGCGGGGCGCAGCCGTGAAAAACAAGCTCGTGAAATTCATGGCCGGCGCGGACGCGATCATACACGACGCCCAATATACGCCCGAGGTTTATTCAGAGCGGATCGGCTGGGGACACAGCCCGTACACGTTTGCGATCGATATCGCCAGGGCGGCAGGGACGAAAAAAATCTTCCTCACCCACCATGATCCTGAATCAGATGACGCATGCTTAAGAAAGATTTTCACCAAGGCGAAGTCATACGCGCGCTCGACGGGATGTGGCGCAAAGGTGGAGATGGCGCGCGAAGGGCTCTCCTTCTCGGTCTGATCAAGATGCAAGACGACCTTTCGAAATATTTTGCCCTGCTCTCCAGATGGAACAAAAGCATCAGGCTCGTCTCTTCCGCTGAGAGCGAGGAAGAATTTCGTACGAAGCACTTGCGCGACGCACTGGAGCTCTTGCCTTTTCTTTCCGATGCCAGGACCCTCATCGATATCGGCACGGGCGCCGGGCTCCCCGGAATACTGATAAAGATTTTGAAGCCGGAGATCGAAGTCACTCTGCTTGATTCGATCAGGAAAAAAATCAGTTTTTGCGATGAGGCCATACGCACGCTTGGACTAGTTGGGATCAGGGCGGTGACAGGTCGTGCCGAAGATGACAACATTATGAAATTATTAGGCAAATTTGACGCCATCGTTTCGAGGGCAACGTGGGAGCTGAAGAAATACTTAATAATATCAAAACCTTATCTTGCCGATGGGCCTGCTGCCGGCATCTATGCCCTCAAGGGGGCAAAGTGCGCCGAAGAGCTCTTGGATGCTAAAAAAACCATAGAAAAACAAGGACTTAAGCTCGTCATCGACTACCCCTACTCCGTCGGCCCCCTCTCCAGGCATATTCTGATCTTTAAAAAAGCCTAACTTTGCGGCATTGCCGCGATCAACCACCGAGTTTCTGCGAATGACATTGATGGCTCACCCAAATTGTTTCACGTGAAACAATTTCAATTGAGCTTGCACTTTCCTGTTGTGCGAATTAATAGCCAAGTCATCCCCGCAACAATCAGGAGTGGCCATGGCCGAAATAATCGCTGTGTGCAATCAAAAGGGCGGCGTGGGCAAGACGACCACGTCGATCAACCTCGCTGCGTCGCTCGCTGCAGCGGAAAAGCGCACGCTGCTCCTGGATTTGGATGCGCAGGGCAACGCCACCACAGGCATGGGGCTCAATAAACATCAGATGCAGCAGAGCATCTATGATGTGCTGATCAATGAGGTTGACCTGAAATCAGTAATGGTTGGCACTGAGCTGCCATTCCTCAAAATATTGCCGTCCAACACGCAGTTGGTCGGCGCTGAGATAGAGCTCGTTGGAATTGTTTCACGTGAAACACGCCTCAAGGAACACCTTCAGAAGATTAATGACGATTTCGACTATATCATCATAGACTGCCCTCCCTCGCTGGGGTTGCTTACTCTCAACGCCCTAGTTGCAGCAAATTCAGTGCTCATACCGGTTCAATGTGAATATTTCGCCATGGAGGGGATTGCGGACCTCCAGAGGACCATATCGCTTGTATCGGGGAGGCTCAATCCTGAGCTCAAGATACGCGGCATAGTCCTCACCATGTTCGATGCGCGCAATAATCTCTCGCATCAGGTCCAGGGTGAAATCAGAAATCATTTTAAAGACGCGGTGTTCCATGTGGTGATACCCAGGAACGTGCGGCTTTCCGAAGCCCCCAGTCATGGGAAGCCCATACTTTTATACGACGTCGCTTCTAAGGGAGCGCAGAGTTATTTTGAGCTTGCAAAGGAAGTGTTGTCAGTGGGCGGCCAGTCAGTTGCGTAATATATTGGTATTATTAGCTAATATAAATTTCGAGGAGGGTCGATGCAGGTAAAACGAGGTCTTGGAAGGGGACTCGAGTCGCTCATTCCGCCGCCGATAGTGACTGACGAGGGGCAAAAAGGCGAGGGCTCGGGTTACAGGATGATCCCGGTGGATAAGATTGTTCCAAACAGGCTTCAGCCTCGTTCCGTTTTTGACGAGGAAAAATTGCGTGAGCTCTCCGAATCGATCAAGGAGCAGGGCGTGATTCAGCCGCTCGTCGTCTCGCAGATGCCCGATGGCCGCTTCGAGCTGATAGCCGGAGAACGCAGGCTGCGCGCCTCTCGCATGGCCGGGCTGGAGAGCGTGCCCGTGGTCGTAAAGAAGACGGAGGACGAGGGGATGCTGGCGCTCTCCATAATAGAGAACATCCAGCGCGAGGATCTCAATCCCATCGAGGAGGCGCACGCGTATCGTGAGCTGATGGATTTGTTCTCCTACACCCAGGAAGACGTGGCCAAGAAGCTCGGCAGGACCAGGGTCGCCGTCGCGAACAGCGTGAGGCTTTTGGCGTTGCCCCAGATCATTCAGGATGACGTGGCCGCTGGCCGCTACTCTGCGGGCCACGCCAGGGCGATGCTTGCGGTCGAGAAGATACACGAGAGGCTGAAGCTCAGGGAGCGGATACTGCGGGAGATGCCCACGGTGCGGGACGTGGAAAAGATCGTGCAGTCTTACGTCTCGGGTGGTAATAAACGCGGTCGCAGGAAAGCCGCGCTCTCCCCTCAGCTCGCCGAGATCGCGGATAACCTGAAGCAGTTTCTCGGCACCAAGGTGCAGATCCAGCCCAGGGCCGCGGGCGGAAAGATAACGATCGATTATTACTCGCCGCAGGACCTCGACAGGATTTACACCACCATAGCGTGCAGTCGAGAGGCGGCTGCGGCATGCGAAGTTTAACGTGCAGTTCAACGCGGGGGGAATGCCATGGCACGAAACAACAAGGACGCAAATCAGATCAACGGGCTCATCGATCGCGGATGCAACGTGGAAGGGAAGCTCGCTTTTGACGGCACCGTGCAGATCAACGGCGATTTCACC is from bacterium and encodes:
- a CDS encoding ParB/RepB/Spo0J family partition protein, producing the protein MQVKRGLGRGLESLIPPPIVTDEGQKGEGSGYRMIPVDKIVPNRLQPRSVFDEEKLRELSESIKEQGVIQPLVVSQMPDGRFELIAGERRLRASRMAGLESVPVVVKKTEDEGMLALSIIENIQREDLNPIEEAHAYRELMDLFSYTQEDVAKKLGRTRVAVANSVRLLALPQIIQDDVAAGRYSAGHARAMLAVEKIHERLKLRERILREMPTVRDVEKIVQSYVSGGNKRGRRKAALSPQLAEIADNLKQFLGTKVQIQPRAAGGKITIDYYSPQDLDRIYTTIACSREAAAACEV
- the rsmG gene encoding 16S rRNA (guanine(527)-N(7))-methyltransferase RsmG — protein: MQDDLSKYFALLSRWNKSIRLVSSAESEEEFRTKHLRDALELLPFLSDARTLIDIGTGAGLPGILIKILKPEIEVTLLDSIRKKISFCDEAIRTLGLVGIRAVTGRAEDDNIMKLLGKFDAIVSRATWELKKYLIISKPYLADGPAAGIYALKGAKCAEELLDAKKTIEKQGLKLVIDYPYSVGPLSRHILIFKKA
- the gatD gene encoding Glu-tRNA(Gln) amidotransferase subunit GatD — its product is MTDADKYKGYREPALTVLKKYSVEVWDSVEIETPKGPFVGLILPRSTTEDSDHVVIKMPIGYNTGVHVDSIKGIKKTGHREGKYAIPEQDFPVDKRKPYVYLLGTGGTIASRLDYKTGAVVPAFSPGELYGAVPELADVCNLTTKKLFGVFSENMAKEQYQTLAEEIGRLIREERVDGIVIGHGTDTMHHTAAILSYMVQDSPIPIVIVGSQRSSDRPSSDAARNLINSAYSAAHSDIAEIMVCMFGPTSDDYGLLHIGTRVRKMHSSYRSTFRTVGDIPYAMVFAARHALSWEPPSGSEGIVALREHKMRRKDKNVKINTSFDDRVTILYYYPGMNPDLVDAIVDKGYHGIVIAGTGLGHVNSVLNPALKRAIDKGVAVVMTVQTLWGYVHMNVYDTGRYLLDLGVIPCENMIPEAAYMKLCWTLGQTRDLQKVREMMLTPIAREITEREPHNGYLIYQGGIPEVERFLSTYKK
- a CDS encoding mechanosensitive ion channel family protein is translated as MDTNTGLVRSLIDNPWVALSIMIVLLAYRLAACRSQKMYLIPVGLLIVYLALDILHKLLANYLSPALSHWLDTSAVITLYCAVARLLFASTVELWLKIQGKGRLPNLTKDFILFAIYALIIFIVLREKGGVNLAGLITTSAVLTAMIGLAAQNLLGNLFAGLSLQLERPYAIGDWIGYGDKVGRVVGIGWKSTRIINFESEMIYVPNLDIVKTLVTNYSKPSRLHTMKINVGVEYNAQPSMVRKVFLDTLREEARILKVPAPVVRVIDYGDFAITYQLRFTYEDYGISPELRASVMNRIWYALRRNGIKIPFPIRDVQHHHIERTHAEAEAKKERAAAREELEKVPILGPLSAQARDTIASSMRMETYADGETVVWQGDAGDSMYILHSGSCEVLVGKDSTIPVATLTPPSFFGEMSLLTGEPRSATVRARCDSILFAIDKAVFAEILSRDASITEALAQALALRQADTAKKLEEGAKDRPSQIQSIANRIKNFFGL
- a CDS encoding MBL fold metallo-hydrolase, whose product is MPKAKIKFWGVRGSIAAPGKRTAGFGGNTTCVDIEYGGSRVICDAGTGIRPLGLYLMKRFGHRPMEAMILLSHVHWDHYIGLPFFRPIYNDKNRFTIAGPRVLGQNFEGALKDAIRPPYFPISTVDFNARVEYTNIGPAEYQYGEIRIVPHEAHHPQGAYGWRFYFKDGRSIVLMTDNEPRGAAVKNKLVKFMAGADAIIHDAQYTPEVYSERIGWGHSPYTFAIDIARAAGTKKIFLTHHDPESDDACLRKIFTKAKSYARSTGCGAKVEMAREGLSFSV
- the gatE gene encoding Glu-tRNA(Gln) amidotransferase subunit GatE, with protein sequence MSEDLTKLGFKCGVEIHQQLLTEKKLFCRCPAGLYSNEHHAEVLRHMRPTLSEMGVYDGCALMEFKTKKEIVYLLNKNSVCTYDMDDTPPFPINSQALDIAIELALLCGCGVVDEFHIARKQYLDGSIPTGFQRTGIVGINGAIPFEGKRIGISHFSIEEDACREAKDERHFIHFRTDRLGMPLIEVVTDACFKSPEEAARGVRHIGRLLRATGKVRRGIGATRQDVNVSIEGGSRVEIKGVPRYQLIPELTRIEALRQKALLDIRKELTKRKITAENLKTFELDLTDEFRGTRSPILSDAISKGHRIRGIRIEGIKGILNTPTQPGRMFSSELAGRVRVIACLDDIPNIYHTDNYPEYPRNHIDMRAMRLAMRLGDNDVGLIVWGQESDTITATQEIRDRMKEACIGVPCETRQHLREGLTDFERILPGADRMYPDTDHPPIKITKERVEAIRSKLPEPTYAVEERFRKYGLPEDTIKDLALSTRIALIDRLAKEKADMKLVGRLIGQATRSLRRQGLDPERISDDALTKLASACKQHKVKTKHYEELVKELAKNPAEIDSVIKKIGHLE
- the yidC gene encoding membrane protein insertase YidC is translated as MKIRIKTEHRALIAVVLSAAFFIVWYAVINPSKQAAAPQAPAQSEATGSAPSEVKAQDGAVADPANPSAEAAAFADDPQSKIPARSIEIKNNLVAATISSDGGALTGWSLADYTQGTDKGSPLIDLASGDVRDHRFLGLSVDGTGFTIPANPRYEVVSSTDSEVVLRWRRPGEITIVKKISLAPDRYVADVSVEVTNESAKPVSAKPGLSLSGINVPQEKKGFLSFMQPPQTDIVQPAYYSDGKVHREKKVAETVSVPGAVYWSGLESRYFISAVIPRVQGEGLAAFYGAQKVEGEKPGTMELWAGASLPAAPIMPGQSTSFAFTVYSGPKDIKQLKDMGVGLEKAIDYGWFSVIAVPILYLLKFFHSLIHNYGVAIILLTVFVKLLLHPINVKSLKSMKAMQQLQPRLKELQAKYKDDKQRLNAETMQLFKAHKVNPMGGCLPMVLQLPIYIALYKVLWSSIELYHAPFFWFYRDLSAPDPYLITPILLGVFMVAQQHLTPSASVDPAQKKMMMFMPIMFTMFMLFLPVGLVIYILVNTVTSVTQQWMYNKGIGFMDLIRGRFKFRAAKA
- a CDS encoding energy-coupling factor ABC transporter permease, with product MHIPGHGFLSAPIAGATWAMAAGALIQSIRNIKSRVTARCFAKAALLAAFVFVAQLEIFDFPAGGTTAHVIGAMLLVALAGPYAATLIMSTVLTLQWALLGDGGFVSLGANIVSMAVVAPWVGWVVYRSIISMRGGSAINTVALFVGSWISMVAAASVCSLELWTSGASPLNVVLPSMVRAHALAGVVEGAVTITAVFAFKAVEARISAIIPGGRSFL
- a CDS encoding AAA family ATPase, with the translated sequence MAEIIAVCNQKGGVGKTTTSINLAASLAAAEKRTLLLDLDAQGNATTGMGLNKHQMQQSIYDVLINEVDLKSVMVGTELPFLKILPSNTQLVGAEIELVGIVSRETRLKEHLQKINDDFDYIIIDCPPSLGLLTLNALVAANSVLIPVQCEYFAMEGIADLQRTISLVSGRLNPELKIRGIVLTMFDARNNLSHQVQGEIRNHFKDAVFHVVIPRNVRLSEAPSHGKPILLYDVASKGAQSYFELAKEVLSVGGQSVA